Proteins encoded together in one Leucoraja erinacea ecotype New England chromosome 30, Leri_hhj_1, whole genome shotgun sequence window:
- the si:ch211-251b21.1 gene encoding probable glutamate receptor, with translation MGNCVNLLLTLGLLLTLFTARAGALENDDNPPEAPERERRQLSEQKLVVTTIMQEPFVMAKATGGYEGFCIDLLEIVAGKLNFQYEIQLVKDGYYGLKSENGKWNGMLGELMRKEADLAFAPLTITRMRENDFGFTRPFMSVGISIMVRKDSNAKSSRLFQFLSPLATETWFSLLFAFLLTSFCMFLAARLSPGEWNEPQVERNRFSLLDSFWFGIGALTLQGAEPHPKALSTRIIAAVWWMFGIIFLVTYATNYGASLNSEKQGSHIKSFSDLAKQSKIEYGTLGAGSTFNFFKQSKIRVYHEIYSAMSSKGDSALVRTMGEGTERVLTSNYALIGETATIDLAAANNCNLMRVPDVAAMRGYGLATRLGDPLKYNMSLVILELEESGHLNQLRAKWWRSSCSNEDSSNQWSPVKLNEIGGALLLLAIGLSLALIIAGIELAIKSRKKADQDKSCCNVFTEEINLRFKERNEVNKKTKA, from the exons ATGGGGAACTGCGTGAATTTGCTGCTGACTCTGGGTCTCCTACTGACACTCTTCACGGCCAGAGCAG GTGCCTTGGAAAACGACGACAACCCTCCAGAG GCTCCTGAAAGAGAGAGGCGTCAACTTTCTGAGCAGAAGCTTGTGGTCACCACCATTatg CAAGAACCGTTTGTAATGGCCAAAGCCACCGGAGGATACGAGGGCTTCTGCATTGACCTCCTTGAGATAGTCGCGGGAAAGCTCAACTTCCAATACGAAATCCAACTCGTGAAGGACGGGTATTATGGGTTGAAATCAGAAAACGGGAAGTGGAACGGAATGCTGGGGGAGCTGATGAGAAAG GAGGCAGACCTggcctttgctcctctcaccatcACCAGGATGCGAGAGAATGACTTTGGCTTCACCCGCCCGTTCATGTCCGTGGGGATCAGCATCATGGTGCGCAAGGACTCCAACGCCAAGAGCAGCCGCCTCTTCCAGTTCTTGAGCCCTCTCGCCACTGAGACCTGGTTCAGTCTGCTCTTTGCCTTCCTGTTGACCAGCTTCTGCATGTTCCTGGCAGCAAG ACTGAGCCCCGGTGAATGGAATGAACCTCAGGTTGAGAGGAATCGCTTTTCTCTGCTCGACAGCTTCTGGTTTGGAATTGGAGCTCTCACTTTGCAAG GTGCGGAACCACATCCCAAAGCCTTGTCCACACGTATCATTGCAGCTGTCTGGTGGATGTTTGGCATTATATTCCTGGTGACATATGCAACCAACTACGGAGCTTCATTAAACTCGGAGAAGCAGGGATCACACATCAAATCCTTCAGCGACCTTGCAAAACAAAGTAAGATTGAATATGGGACCCTCGGTGCTGGTTCCACCTTCAATTTCTTCAAG CAATCAAAAATTCGAGTCTACCATGAAATCTATTCAGCGATGAGCAGCAAAGGTGATTCTGCTCTGGTGCGGACAATGGGGGAAGGGACGGAACGCGTTCTCACCTCCAATTACGCCCTGATTGGTGAAACGGCGACAATAGACCTGGCTGCTGCAAATAACTGCAACTTGATGAGGGTCCCAGACGTTGCTGCAATGAGGGGATATGGACTAGCCACTCGTCTCG GTGATCCACTCAAATATAATATGAGTCTTGTCATATTGGAACTGGAAGAGTCTGGACATTTGAATCAACTGAGGGCCAAGTGGTGGAGATCATCTTGCAGCAATGAAGATAGCTCAAATCAATGGAGTCCAGTGAAACTAAACGAGATTGGTGGCGCCTTACTCCTTCTAGCGATTGGACTGTCTTTGGCCTTGATCATCGCTGGCATTGAATTGGCCATCAAATCAAGAAAAAAGGCTGATCAAGAC AAATCATGCTGCAATGTTTTCACTGAAGAAATTAATCTTCGATTTAAAGAGAGAAATGAGGTCAATAAAAAGACCAAGGCCTGA